From a single Alloactinosynnema sp. L-07 genomic region:
- a CDS encoding SpvB/TcaC N-terminal domain-containing protein, whose product MSAKRGAGIMAIIFAMLAGGLSPVGLPGTAADSGTSTLGVDVPEYPEGKQFNPNQLKDVKAGDPGAGINLIDAPTANNQGQARLGYPIELPKGRAGMQPALALSYNSGGANGWTGTGWDLSTPAITLDTRWGVPRYHGGLETETYLLNGEQLTPVAHRGELQARTAEKVFHTRVEGKFDRIVRHGSGPANYWWEITEKNGTRHLYGGTGAPSAQATLADGAGNIATWALVESRDTNDNFVRYEHAKVADGGVANSTVAGSNLYPSRVTYTGHGSTDGRYSVTFQRDRDRGEARRADVGIDARGGFKKVTADLLRRVEVKFDDQQIRAYELNYRTGAFAKTLLESVSQFGEDNARFTTHTFDYFDDIRDQSGAYNAFTNSTGWNMPNDGLGVGLRGFGDASALSSNTSKGAGGHLYVGYNPTAPRKSNSAGVKVGYNAGSSDGLLALADVNGDNLPDKVFRSGGGIFYRPNQSGPTGQTRFGDTPIRLTNLPSISRERTRSATVGIESYFGVAAQLDYVSTTTNSDRYFADVNGDGITDLVNNGGVLFGHLDANGQPAYSANSHDTPVPVGTGAVLGTIVGDQTAEFERQVDQFPLMDSVRRWVAPYAGTVRVDGRVRLVQDTGDERAAYRAADGVRTTIQHNGTELWAQRIGPDDYIEFQPSGVESIQVQRGDAIYFRVQSVLDGLYDQVNWDPDVTYVGQAASTDVNGLANHRYLASRDFTLAGRPSVVTAPLTGTLHLSGDVTKSGSTTDDVTVVISRNGTDVLTRSLPGGSGGTASVDLDIPVTAQDTLSWRLKVDSPIDAGALSWVPRAHYTAAQGVDAVVDENGNPTLTITPPYDLDVYPATTLTAPQGFHTAAATGDLSVQPSIAFNFAGQPTDAKVVFTVKKRGALLAKRVIDIVDGVVPAIAPLTVPVTEGDELFFDYSTLDTTLLSKLTSQSVEVNGAAVPSALHASVEQGAFAQPYRGWAAIGYQGNRTRATSPIAQSDLVIDENYRDSLPGGPTEGDVPGFTADPKAKTPKIVVFAPLPALGRWAGADDNTWVSAAGASSSRLGSDVIDVVTDADFAGATGVARRGRTQQISTTLGAGIGGIGVGGSVAKGRSTGQVDFLDLNGDRFPDVVGSGGVQYSDMVGGLGSTRGSVGGNVRESESLAYSVSANAGSPARTSSTARGQDIPSGGTNANSAKAGTEMPTLGVGGNLGGGESDSAHDLIDINGDGLPDKLYENGDAALNLGYTFAGREPWPGGPLNEGETKNAGVNLGFNTDYYGFAGGVSAGVGTSKTDATLMDMNGDGLMDRVFSDGGNALSVAINTGNGFAARTPFRGSLAGVNADANASLGGGVYFTFGFCFFFGCIVFNPGADVTTGIGRTEVALRDVNGDGYVDHVKSTKDNELVVAENKTGRTNLLKSVARPLGAHIDLDYTRDGNTYDSPDSRWVLSRSTLFDGHTGDGQDRQVSTFRYEAGKYDRLEREFLGFGKVVTEQRNPGAADAVYRTATDEYRTDGVYTRGLLSRSVTADAAGNKFLETVNTHQLRDIATGAPANGASATATVFPLLARTDRYFYEGQATAGKTSYVENEYDEFGNVTRTFDAGDTGTADDVETRVRYSGANATCLARHIVGLPVFSEVRGSGTQLRRSEADVDCATANTGQVREYLADGAAAVTDMAFFANGNLRSVTEPANKNGQRFKVDYEYDTAVGVHVESVTDSFGYRSTTTHNIKYGLPTSDTDFNAKQVRTVYDSVGRVDSITGPYELPENRITIDFEYHPEAVVPYAVTRNVDRSAAGVREDTIDTVLFIDGLKRTLQTKKDASVVTAPGADPRQVMTVSGRSVYDFVGRGVEHFYPVTEPKGGNTSFNGAFDSVQPTRQTFDILDRVTRTVIPDDTSSANAYGFGQDRSGTTRFEAVATDGNGKQRRTYTDTRGLTTSVKEFNQAAGQPVIWTSYAYDPLRQITTVVDDRNNTTSAAYDNLGRRTIVDSPDAGRTETRYDLAGNATAKITAKLRAGNKAVEYDYDFNRVSGIRYPTFTGNNVTYTYGAPGAADNTANRVASVRDAAGTVSRAYGPLGELVRESRTVTAINGPARSYTTSYQYDSFNRVLQLTFPDSEVLTYEYDSGGQVSRATGHKGTFDYTYLNRLDYDKFGQRALMETGTGVRTSYTYDPADRQLATLKARLPDGHEFQNITYTYDNVGNVRQVRNNVALPHGKPIGGPSVQTFNYDDLYQVTSASGEYRNKDNKLDRQSLTLRYDSLHNTTHKDQKHEIVVNAQTTAPQTASSNTVLTDPAAGTDPTLAPVGPIEEPAEPAEEPLQETLEPGATTGKAQVQKKTTYTYDYAYNSAKPHAASKVGPVNQVFDQNGNLIDTVNTEPPAPGKRRQLVWDEENRLACNQDHARNTTVLQDPSACVSPQQPATVRYVYDDEGNRVVKDAGPKHIYPNQNFSERNGTGFKHVWVGDTRIATKTVKPDNTYENHHFFFHADHLGSSSYVTDEHANLTEHLEYFAFGENWVNEHPAQPTPVPYQFGGKELDEETGLYYHGARYYNPKTTQWQSPDPALDSYLDGEPNNGVLQPFNLSSYTFANNNPVRLTDPTGASTWNRVMGGLKAVGGVLEMAAGAAGGAATSWTGVGAVAGAVVVVHGADVTSAGLRQLWTGEETSSLTSQGLQAAGMSRRNAEIVDTTITVVGSLGTTALAQAPRVAAQATGAAVRHSSAALGANLVRAGTAQPAQTAAHHIVAGGAGAAAPARAVLQRFGVHIDEAVNGVFLPRNVNSLNPTGAAVHSKVHTDRYYAAVNQLLGRATNRQQVVQSLAYIRQRLLSGGFP is encoded by the coding sequence AGAACGGCACCCGCCACCTCTACGGCGGCACCGGGGCACCGTCGGCGCAGGCCACGCTGGCCGACGGGGCGGGCAACATCGCCACGTGGGCGCTGGTCGAGAGCCGCGACACCAATGACAACTTCGTCCGGTACGAGCACGCGAAGGTCGCCGACGGCGGCGTGGCGAACTCGACGGTCGCAGGCTCGAACCTGTACCCGAGCCGCGTCACCTACACCGGCCACGGCTCGACCGACGGCCGCTACTCGGTGACCTTCCAGCGCGACCGCGACCGCGGCGAGGCCCGGCGGGCCGACGTCGGCATCGACGCGCGCGGCGGGTTCAAGAAGGTGACCGCCGACCTGCTGCGCCGGGTCGAGGTCAAGTTCGACGACCAGCAGATCCGCGCCTACGAGCTCAACTACCGCACCGGCGCGTTCGCCAAGACCCTGCTGGAGTCCGTCTCGCAGTTCGGCGAGGACAACGCCCGGTTCACCACCCACACGTTCGACTACTTCGACGACATCCGCGACCAGTCCGGCGCGTACAACGCGTTCACCAACTCCACCGGCTGGAACATGCCCAACGACGGCCTCGGCGTCGGCCTGCGCGGCTTCGGCGACGCCAGCGCGCTGTCGTCCAACACCTCGAAGGGCGCCGGCGGCCACCTCTACGTCGGCTACAACCCGACCGCCCCGCGCAAGTCGAACTCGGCGGGCGTGAAGGTCGGCTACAACGCGGGCTCGTCCGACGGCCTGCTCGCCCTGGCCGACGTCAACGGCGACAACCTGCCCGACAAGGTGTTCCGCTCCGGCGGCGGCATCTTCTACCGGCCCAACCAGTCCGGCCCGACCGGCCAGACCCGCTTCGGCGACACCCCGATCCGGCTGACCAACCTGCCGTCGATCTCCCGTGAGCGCACCCGCTCGGCCACCGTCGGCATCGAGTCCTACTTCGGCGTCGCGGCCCAGCTGGACTACGTCTCGACCACGACCAACTCCGACCGCTACTTCGCCGACGTCAACGGCGACGGCATCACCGACCTGGTCAACAACGGCGGCGTGCTGTTCGGCCACCTCGACGCCAACGGCCAACCCGCCTACAGCGCCAACAGCCACGACACCCCGGTCCCGGTCGGCACCGGCGCGGTGTTGGGCACCATCGTCGGCGACCAGACCGCCGAGTTCGAGCGCCAGGTCGACCAGTTCCCGCTGATGGACAGCGTCCGCCGCTGGGTGGCCCCCTACGCGGGCACCGTGCGGGTCGACGGCCGGGTCCGGCTGGTCCAGGACACCGGCGACGAGCGCGCCGCCTACCGGGCCGCCGACGGCGTGCGCACCACGATCCAGCACAACGGCACCGAGCTGTGGGCCCAGCGCATCGGGCCCGACGACTACATCGAGTTCCAGCCGAGCGGCGTCGAGTCGATCCAGGTCCAGCGCGGCGACGCGATCTACTTCCGCGTCCAGTCGGTGCTCGACGGCCTGTATGACCAGGTCAACTGGGACCCGGACGTCACCTACGTCGGCCAGGCCGCGTCCACCGACGTCAACGGCCTTGCCAACCACCGCTACCTGGCCTCGCGCGACTTCACCCTGGCGGGCCGCCCGTCCGTGGTCACCGCGCCGCTGACCGGCACGCTGCACCTGTCCGGCGACGTGACCAAGTCCGGTTCGACCACCGATGACGTCACCGTGGTGATCAGCCGCAACGGCACCGACGTGCTGACCCGCTCGCTGCCCGGCGGCTCGGGCGGCACGGCCTCGGTCGACCTGGACATCCCGGTCACCGCGCAGGACACCCTGTCGTGGCGGCTCAAGGTCGACTCGCCGATCGACGCGGGTGCCCTGAGTTGGGTGCCGCGCGCGCACTACACCGCCGCCCAGGGTGTCGACGCGGTCGTCGACGAGAACGGCAACCCGACGCTGACCATCACCCCGCCGTACGACCTCGACGTCTACCCGGCGACCACGCTGACCGCGCCGCAGGGCTTCCATACCGCCGCCGCGACCGGTGACCTCAGTGTCCAGCCGAGCATCGCGTTCAACTTCGCCGGACAGCCGACCGACGCGAAGGTCGTGTTCACGGTCAAGAAGCGCGGCGCGCTGCTGGCCAAGCGGGTCATCGACATCGTCGACGGCGTCGTCCCGGCCATCGCGCCGCTGACGGTGCCGGTGACCGAGGGCGACGAGCTGTTCTTCGACTACTCCACCTTGGACACCACGCTGCTGTCCAAGCTGACCTCGCAGTCCGTCGAGGTCAACGGCGCCGCGGTGCCCAGCGCGCTGCACGCCTCGGTCGAGCAGGGTGCCTTCGCGCAGCCGTACCGCGGCTGGGCGGCCATCGGCTACCAGGGCAACCGCACCCGCGCCACCAGCCCGATCGCCCAGTCCGACCTGGTCATCGACGAGAACTACCGCGACTCGCTGCCGGGCGGCCCGACCGAGGGCGACGTCCCCGGCTTCACCGCCGACCCCAAGGCCAAGACGCCGAAGATCGTCGTGTTCGCGCCGCTGCCCGCGCTGGGCCGCTGGGCGGGCGCCGACGACAACACCTGGGTCTCGGCGGCGGGCGCGTCCAGTTCCAGGCTGGGATCCGACGTCATCGACGTCGTCACCGACGCCGACTTCGCAGGCGCGACCGGTGTGGCCCGCCGCGGCCGCACCCAGCAGATCTCGACCACGTTAGGCGCGGGCATCGGCGGCATCGGCGTGGGCGGCAGTGTGGCCAAGGGCCGCAGCACCGGGCAGGTCGACTTCCTCGACCTCAACGGCGACCGGTTCCCCGACGTCGTCGGCTCGGGCGGGGTCCAGTACTCCGACATGGTCGGCGGCCTGGGCAGCACCCGCGGCAGCGTCGGCGGCAACGTGCGCGAGTCCGAGTCGCTGGCCTACAGCGTCTCGGCCAACGCGGGCAGCCCGGCGCGCACCAGCTCCACCGCGCGCGGCCAGGACATCCCCTCCGGCGGCACCAACGCCAACTCGGCTAAGGCGGGCACCGAGATGCCCACCCTCGGCGTCGGCGGCAACCTCGGCGGCGGCGAGTCCGACTCGGCGCACGACCTGATCGACATCAACGGCGACGGCCTGCCCGACAAGCTCTACGAGAACGGCGACGCCGCGCTCAACCTGGGCTACACCTTCGCCGGGCGCGAACCGTGGCCGGGCGGCCCGCTCAACGAGGGCGAGACCAAGAACGCGGGCGTCAACCTCGGCTTCAACACCGACTACTACGGCTTCGCGGGTGGTGTCTCCGCCGGTGTCGGCACGTCCAAGACCGACGCCACGCTGATGGACATGAACGGCGACGGTCTCATGGACCGCGTCTTCTCCGACGGCGGAAACGCCCTGTCGGTCGCCATCAACACCGGCAACGGCTTCGCCGCGCGCACGCCGTTCCGGGGCAGCCTGGCCGGGGTGAACGCCGACGCCAACGCCTCCCTCGGCGGCGGCGTGTACTTCACCTTCGGCTTCTGCTTCTTCTTCGGCTGCATCGTGTTCAACCCGGGTGCCGACGTCACCACCGGCATCGGCCGCACCGAGGTCGCCCTGCGCGACGTCAACGGTGACGGCTACGTCGACCACGTCAAGTCCACCAAGGACAACGAGCTGGTCGTCGCGGAGAACAAGACCGGACGCACCAACCTGCTCAAGTCGGTGGCCCGCCCGCTCGGCGCGCACATCGACCTCGACTACACCCGCGACGGCAACACCTACGACTCGCCCGACTCGCGCTGGGTGTTGTCGCGCTCGACGCTGTTCGACGGCCACACGGGCGACGGCCAGGACCGCCAGGTCTCGACCTTCCGCTACGAGGCGGGCAAGTACGACCGGCTGGAGCGCGAGTTCCTCGGCTTCGGCAAGGTCGTCACCGAGCAGCGGAACCCGGGCGCGGCCGACGCGGTCTACCGCACGGCGACCGACGAATACCGCACCGACGGCGTCTACACGCGCGGGCTGCTGAGCCGCTCGGTCACCGCAGACGCGGCCGGGAACAAGTTCCTGGAGACGGTCAACACCCACCAGCTGCGTGACATCGCCACGGGCGCGCCCGCCAACGGCGCCAGCGCGACCGCGACGGTGTTCCCGCTGCTGGCCCGCACGGACCGGTACTTCTACGAAGGCCAGGCCACCGCGGGCAAGACCTCGTACGTCGAGAACGAGTACGACGAGTTCGGCAACGTCACCCGCACCTTCGACGCGGGCGACACCGGCACGGCCGACGACGTGGAGACCAGGGTCCGCTACAGCGGTGCCAACGCCACCTGTCTCGCCCGGCACATCGTGGGCCTGCCGGTCTTCAGCGAGGTCCGCGGGTCGGGCACGCAGCTGCGCCGCAGCGAGGCCGACGTCGACTGCGCCACGGCCAACACCGGACAGGTGCGCGAGTACCTGGCCGACGGCGCCGCCGCGGTGACCGACATGGCGTTCTTCGCCAACGGCAACCTCAGGTCGGTCACCGAGCCCGCCAACAAGAACGGGCAGCGGTTCAAGGTCGACTACGAGTACGACACCGCCGTCGGCGTGCACGTCGAGTCGGTGACCGACAGCTTCGGCTACCGGTCGACCACGACGCACAACATCAAGTACGGCCTGCCCACCTCCGACACGGACTTCAACGCCAAGCAGGTCCGTACGGTGTACGACTCGGTGGGCCGGGTCGACAGCATCACCGGGCCGTACGAGCTGCCCGAGAACCGGATCACCATCGACTTCGAGTACCACCCAGAAGCCGTGGTCCCGTACGCCGTGACCCGCAACGTCGACCGCTCCGCGGCGGGCGTCCGCGAGGACACGATCGACACGGTCCTGTTCATCGACGGTCTGAAGCGCACGCTGCAGACCAAGAAGGACGCCAGCGTCGTCACCGCGCCCGGGGCGGACCCGCGGCAGGTGATGACGGTGTCCGGCCGCAGCGTGTACGACTTCGTCGGCCGCGGCGTCGAGCACTTCTACCCGGTCACCGAGCCCAAGGGTGGCAACACCTCGTTCAACGGCGCCTTCGACAGCGTCCAGCCGACCCGGCAGACCTTCGACATCCTCGACCGCGTCACCCGCACGGTGATCCCGGACGACACGTCGTCGGCCAACGCCTACGGCTTCGGCCAGGACCGCTCCGGCACCACCCGGTTCGAGGCGGTCGCCACCGACGGCAACGGCAAGCAGCGGCGCACCTACACCGACACCCGCGGGCTGACCACCTCGGTCAAGGAGTTCAACCAGGCCGCCGGTCAGCCGGTGATCTGGACGAGCTACGCCTACGACCCGCTGCGCCAGATCACCACCGTGGTGGACGACCGAAACAACACCACGTCCGCCGCGTACGACAACCTCGGCCGTCGCACCATTGTGGACAGTCCGGACGCGGGCCGCACCGAGACCCGCTACGACCTGGCGGGCAACGCCACCGCCAAGATCACCGCGAAGCTGCGGGCGGGCAACAAGGCCGTCGAGTACGACTACGACTTCAACCGCGTCTCCGGCATCCGCTACCCGACGTTCACCGGCAACAACGTCACCTACACCTACGGCGCCCCCGGCGCGGCGGACAACACCGCCAACCGGGTCGCCTCGGTGCGCGACGCGGCGGGCACGGTCAGCCGGGCGTACGGCCCACTCGGCGAGCTGGTCCGGGAGAGCCGCACGGTCACCGCGATCAACGGTCCCGCGCGCAGCTACACCACGTCCTACCAGTACGACTCGTTCAACCGGGTGCTCCAGCTGACCTTCCCGGACAGCGAGGTGCTCACCTACGAGTACGACTCGGGCGGCCAGGTCAGCCGGGCCACCGGCCACAAGGGCACGTTCGACTACACGTACCTGAACCGGCTCGACTACGACAAGTTCGGCCAGCGCGCGCTGATGGAGACCGGGACCGGGGTGCGCACCAGCTACACCTACGACCCGGCCGACCGCCAGCTCGCCACCCTCAAGGCGCGGCTGCCCGACGGCCACGAGTTCCAGAACATCACCTACACCTACGACAACGTCGGCAACGTCCGGCAGGTCCGCAACAACGTCGCGCTGCCGCACGGCAAGCCCATCGGCGGGCCGAGCGTGCAGACCTTCAACTACGACGACCTGTACCAGGTCACGTCGGCGTCGGGGGAGTACCGCAACAAGGACAACAAGCTCGACCGCCAGTCCCTGACCCTGCGGTACGACTCGCTGCACAACACCACGCACAAGGACCAGAAGCACGAGATCGTCGTCAACGCGCAGACCACCGCGCCGCAGACAGCGAGCTCGAACACGGTCCTGACCGACCCGGCCGCGGGGACCGACCCGACGCTGGCCCCGGTCGGGCCGATCGAGGAGCCTGCCGAGCCTGCTGAAGAGCCGCTGCAGGAGACGCTGGAGCCGGGTGCCACCACCGGCAAGGCGCAGGTGCAGAAGAAGACCACCTACACCTACGACTACGCCTACAACAGCGCCAAGCCGCACGCGGCGAGCAAGGTCGGCCCGGTCAACCAGGTGTTCGACCAGAACGGCAACCTGATCGACACGGTCAACACCGAGCCGCCCGCGCCCGGCAAGCGCAGGCAGCTGGTGTGGGACGAGGAGAACCGCCTCGCCTGCAACCAGGACCACGCCCGCAACACCACGGTCCTTCAAGATCCGAGCGCGTGCGTCAGTCCCCAGCAACCCGCCACGGTGCGCTACGTCTACGACGACGAGGGCAACCGGGTGGTCAAGGACGCCGGTCCCAAGCACATCTACCCGAACCAGAACTTCAGCGAGCGCAACGGGACCGGGTTCAAGCACGTGTGGGTGGGTGACACCCGGATCGCCACCAAGACGGTCAAACCGGACAACACCTACGAGAACCACCACTTCTTCTTCCACGCCGACCACCTGGGCTCGTCGTCCTACGTCACCGACGAGCACGCCAACCTGACCGAGCACCTGGAGTACTTCGCCTTCGGCGAGAACTGGGTCAACGAGCACCCCGCTCAGCCCACCCCGGTGCCGTATCAGTTCGGCGGCAAGGAACTCGACGAGGAGACCGGCCTCTACTACCACGGCGCGCGGTACTACAACCCGAAGACAACGCAGTGGCAGAGCCCGGACCCGGCCCTGGACAGCTATCTCGACGGGGAGCCGAACAACGGCGTGCTCCAGCCGTTCAATCTCTCGTCCTACACCTTCGCCAACAACAACCCGGTCCGACTGACCGACCCCACCGGAGCCAGCACCTGGAACCGCGTGATGGGCGGCCTCAAGGCGGTCGGCGGTGTGCTGGAGATGGCGGCGGGCGCGGCGGGCGGCGCGGCGACCTCGTGGACGGGTGTCGGCGCGGTCGCGGGTGCGGTCGTGGTGGTCCACGGCGCGGACGTGACCAGTGCGGGACTGCGCCAGCTGTGGACCGGTGAGGAGACCAGCTCACTCACCAGCCAGGGCCTGCAGGCGGCGGGCATGAGCCGCAGGAACGCCGAAATTGTCGATACCACCATCACGGTCGTCGGGTCGCTGGGCACGACGGCCCTGGCACAGGCACCCAGAGTGGCGGCTCAAGCCACGGGCGCGGCGGTGAGACACTCGTCGGCCGCGCTCGGCGCCAACCTGGTCCGCGCGGGCACCGCCCAACCGGCCCAGACCGCGGCCCACCACATCGTGGCGGGCGGTGCGGGCGCCGCCGCACCCGCGCGAGCGGTTCTGCAGCGCTTCGGTGTGCACATCGATGAAGCGGTCAATGGCGTGTTCCTGCCGCGGAACGTGAATTCACTCAACCCGACTGGCGCGGCTGTCCACTCCAAGGTGCACACCGACCGGTACTACGCTGCTGTCAACCAGCTGCTCGGGCGAGCGACCAACCGACAGCAAGTGGTCCAGTCGCTGGCCTACATTCGACAGCGGCTGCTGTCGGGCGGATTCCCGTGA